The nucleotide window TATTATGTTATTCAATAACGTATCGGCGCCCATCAGGCAATTGCACCGTATTTATGATGAGGTAAACGACGCCTTTATATATGCCGAAGCTTTTTTCCAGATCATTGAAGATGATGAGGAAATTGAGCAAACGGGTACACATGCGGTTACAGAGGCGGAGGGCACTTTTGAAATGAAACAGGTAAACTTTACCTATCCGAATGGCACCAGGGCATTGTATGATATCAGCCTTAAAATAGAAAGAGGAAAGACCACGGCGCTGGTAGGCTTAAGCGGTGCGGGCAAGAGCACGATACTCAACCTGCTGAACAAATTTTATGAACCCGATAGCGGAGCAATACTATTAGACGGAGTTAACCTCAACGAATATGAAAACGCCTCTTTACGAAGTGAGATAGGGTTAGTACTTCAGAAAAATCATATTTTTAAAGGAACGATTGAAGATAATATCCGGTATGGAAAAATAGAAGCTACCAACGAAGAAATTGTAACTGCGGCACGAAAAGCTTACCTGCACGATCAGATCATGGAACTGCCGATGCAGTACAAGAGCGATGCACAATTGTTGAGCGGTGGTCAGCAGCAACGGATTGCCATCGCACGGTTATTCCTGAAAGATCCCCCTATCATATTCCTGGACGAGCCTACTGCCAGCCTGGATGCTATTGCAACAGAACAGATCAAGAACAGCCTGGATGCGATCAAACAGAACCGGACTGTGGTGATCATCTCGCATTCCATTTCCCAGATAGTAGATGCGGACATTATCTACGTGCTAAAACAAGGACGACTGGTAGAAAGTGGTAAGCATGAAGATCTGGTAAAACAGGAAGGGGTATACAAAGAGATCTTTGATGCATCTGCACGAAGCCTTAATATTGCCCGTATTGCACAAACGCTGAACGCCTGACACGTTTTATTATTTTATTAACAACCGCAGCTCTTTATAAAAGGTCTTACCAGTAAATCCATTGAACGATGAAAGCAAGAATTACAATTTTAGCGCTGGTATTTCTTTTATTAGGAGTGGCCAATGCAGACGCACAAAAGCATTATTACAAGGGTAAAAAAATGCATGCCAAGCATGGCTACCATCATAAAGGCCATCCTCGTCATTACGGCGGTCACAAGTACCACAGGTACAGAAACGTAAGGTATGCCGAGCCGGTACGGCATTATTATTATCCAACCCGTTATAGCAGGAGAGCTGTGTATGCCCATCCTTATCCAGGCAGGTATTATAGCAGACCAGCTTATAACCGACCCGTTATTCAGGCTTCTATCTTTTTGCCATAACAGAATTTATTGAAGCTGTTTAAAAAGACCGTTGTGTGTTGAGCGCAATGGTCTTTTTAATTTGAATGACCACCTTATTTTTCCGGATCTCGTAAACGGTTTTTCCCGATTTCGAAAATGAATGACAGAGCGCTATGGTATTTTTGTTTTACAAAAGCAATCGGGCTTCTCCGGCTTTTTCTTCCCGCTCCGGTGGTTAGTTTTTGAGAGCAGGCCCGCCAAGAATTAGTATAGTTTTCCTTAAGCAGATAGTTTTCGAGAGTGCACCGTTTATTTCTATAAGGGGTGCTTTTTGTTTGGGTGATAGTAAACTGTTGATAGATGACAGCGTGTAGCTCGCTAACAGGGAGTTGTCAACTGTAAACTGCCATCCGTCAACTTCCACTACGGTACATTAATATACTTATGTATTTGCAGGCTGAGTTCCCACTTAGGATTTTGTTTAATATACTCAACGATAAGAGGAGTCATTGCATCCGCCTTGCTCCATTCAGGTTGGAGGTATAATTTACAGGTGTCAGCAACCTGCGCTGCAAAGCTTTCGCCCCAGGCAAAGTCAGATTTATTATAAACAATGATCTTTAGCTCGTTGGCTACAGGAAGGATCTCCGGTAACGGAGCTTTGAATTTTTTGGGTGAAAGGCAGATCCAGTCCCAGCTGCCGCTCAGTGGCGAGGAGCCGGAAGTTTCAATATTGGTGGCAATACCTTCTTTTTGGATAGCTGCGGTCAGTTCATCCAGGTTATGCATCAATGGCTCTCCTCCGGTGATCACTGCCAATGGTGTATTAGATGCTTTAATCGTGCTCACAATTGTATCAAGCGGCATCATCGGATGTCCGTCAAACGACCAGCTGTCCTTTACATCGCACCAAACGCAGCCGACATCACAACCTCCCAGTCTTACAAAGTAAGCTGCCCGGCCCTGGTGGAAACCTTCCCCCTGTATGGTGTAAAAATGTTCCATAACGGGGAAGGATGATACTTGTTGGTCGATATTGGATGTTTGATGCTTGATAACTTGATGTTTGATAGTTGATACTAGATGCTAGATACTGGATGTTTGATGATGATCCCGGATCCGGTATCCCGCATCTGTATTTACTTCATGCTCACATGTCCTTCTTCTATGGCTTGTATAAACCTGTTAAGCTTTCTGCCTAATAAATCGATTTTTTCTTTAAGTGATATAAAGGTTCTTTCATCGCTAAAAGACCATGTTTCAAGATGATCGATTGTTTCATCATTCGATGCCTGTGCATAAACCAGAAACTTAATAAACTCATTTTTATATCTCCTTCTGCGATAACCTTCAACGATAGTTGATTTTACAGACTTGCTGGAACGTCTGACTTGCTGCCCTTCTTCAAACAGCTCGAATTTGGGAAGTTGGAGCGACATTTTGTGGACTTCGATAACAATTTCTCTGGATACTTGCCAGACTTCTAATTTTCGGTAACTCATAGGGTAGATTTTTAATTATTAATAAAGAACATTATTTAATCTAGTATCCCACTCAGTATCCGGTATCAAATATCCAGCATCCAGCCCTCTCCTAATCTCCATTCACGCACGACTTATACGTATTCTTCATCAGCGCTGCGATAGTCATAGGGCCTACGCCACCCGGAACCGGGGTAATAAATGAGCATTTAGGAGCTACCTGCTCAAAATCTACGTCGCCTACCAATCTGTAGCCCGATTTCTTAGAAGCATCTTCCAGGCGGGTAATACCTACATCTATTACAACCGCTCCTTCTTTCACCATTTCAGCCTTCAAAAACTCAGGCTGACCGATAGCTGCTACAATAATATCTGCCTGGCTGCATATTTCATTCAGGTTCTGGGTGCGGGAGTGGCAAACGGTAACGGTACAATTACCCGGGTTGGTATTATTGCTTAACAAAATGCTCATAGGACGTCCTACTATGTTGCTACGTCCCAGCACTACTGCATGTTTACCCTTAGTAGGTATATTATTATGTTCCAGCAGCAGCATAATACCATAAGGGGTGGCCGGAATAAAAGCTTCCGCCTCGCCCATGATCATACGACCTATGTTTTCGGGGTGAAAACCATCCACGTCCTTACTGGCTGCAATGGCTTCAATTACTTTTCTTTCTGAAATATGGGCTGGAAGCGGTAGCTGTACTAAAATTCCATCCACCGACATATCCTCGTTCAGCTCCTGGATCTTGTCCAAAAGTTTCATTTCACTTACTTCTTCTTCGTACTCTATTAATGTAGAAATAAAGCCAATTTCGTTACAGGCTTTCACTTTAGAGTTGACGTAGGTTTGGCTGGCGCCGTTAGTACCTACTAATATTGCCGCCAAATGCGGTATTTTTTTGCCTGTTGCTGCCCGCTGGGCTACGTCTATTTTAACTGTGTTAAGAATAGCTTTGGCCGTCTTTTTTCCATCCAGTAATTGCATTTTGCAAAGATGCATCAATTTTTTAAGAGGCGCTTAAAATTTGTCAAAAACTAACATTTGTTAGAGTAATGATATTTTTTCTTAATTCAAATCAATATTTTGCATACACCCGAAATATAACGTTTAATATGTAAGTATCTGATAGTCAATTAATAAAAATATTATTAGCGGGGAATGAATTAAAGAGCATTAAGAAAACATTAATAAGACGTGATTATTTTGTTAAAAAAAATATAACTTGCTTGCTGCTAATTGACTGGATGGTTCATTGAATACGTTGATCCATTCTATTTTTTAATCCGATTTTAATCATTTTTTTAACAAAAAAGTTTTACATGAGAAAAATTCTATTGCTTTTGGCAATGTTTATGGGATTTTCGTTTCTGGCTTTTTCTCAAACCAGGACAGTTACCGGGACAGTGCTTGATGAAGCTGCAGCACCGGTGCCGTTTGCCTCGGTTTCCGTTAAAGGGACATCAGTAGGTGTTTCTGCAGATGCAGATGGCAAGTACACTATTAATGCGAAGGACGGAGCAGTGTTAGTGTTTTCAGCTACAGGTTACAATACTGCAGAAGTTACGGTGCGTAACGGTATTGCAAATGCAGTATTAAAAAAAGGTGATGGTGAAGTGATTGATGAAGTAGTAGTAACTGCTTTAGGTATTCAGCGTCCTCCTAAATCCTTAGGGTATGCTACTGCAAAAGTGGATGATAAAGTGCTAACTCAGGGTAAAGCAGTAAATGTAGCGAACGGTTTGCAAGGTAAAGTTTCCGGTTTAAATATTACTACTATCAACAGTGGCGTATTTGAAGAAGTGAAGATCAATTTGCGAGGTATCCGCTCATTGTTAGGTAGTAACGACCCTATGTTGTTGTTGGATGGAGTTCCGGTTGCGCTTAATTATCTTTCGTCATTAAGCCCTAATGATATTGAAAATGTAAATGTGTTGAAAGGGTCATCAGCAGCGGCTATTTACGGTGCCGATGCACGAAATGGAGTTATTATTGTGACAACCAGAAAAACATCGGATAGGCCGGTTGTAACATTGAGTAGCAGTGCACAAATGTCAAATATTTCATTCTTTCCCAAATTTCAAACGTCTTTTGGTAGTGGTGGATATGGTGATTATATTCCTTATGAAAACTGGTCTTGGGGGCCTGCCTATAATGGAGAAATGGTTTTAATTGGCGATGAACTTCCTGATGGGTCTAAGCAAATGGTACCCTACTCTCCCAACAATTCAAGAAAAGATTTTTTTAATAAAGGTATAACTCTTCAAAACGATGTTTCTTTTGCGACAAAAGATTTTTATATGAGTCTGTCTGATGCGAATATAAAGGGCATTGTACCAGATGATGTGAATCGCAGAACAGGTCTGAGAATAAATACTGGGAAGGAATTTGGCCGATTTAAGGTACAGACAAATCTTAACTATGTTCAATCTAACTACGACATTTTTGACGATGATGCAATGGGTGATTATCACGCTTCACAAAATGTGGGGTTAAATAACGGTTTAATGAACCTTATCTTTAATACTCCTGCACATATTCCGATCACTTCTTATAAAGATTTTGAGAATAACCCGTTTGCTCAGTATAACAACTACTTTAATCACTACGGTTTAAATCCATATTTTGCAATTGATAACTGGCGTCAAAAAGGTCGCATTCAGGACCTTTTGGGTAATCTGGAATTAAGTTACAAAGCAACTGACTGGTTGAATTTCACTTATAGAGCAGGCTTAACATCAAGGTCTGAAGTTTATACCCGTACGTCAAAGGGAGAGCAGGTAAACGATTTTGGTGAATCGCGCGATCTGACTTCAATACCAGCAATGGTGAGAGAATATTCCAATAGCAGTTTACGGTTGTCTTCTGAGGTTTTTGCAAGCGTAAATAAAGACCTGAGCGATGATTTTAAACTTACTGCTGTTTTAGGTAATTACATAAGAGCTACTGAGTCCCGAAACACTAATGTGGGTGCTACGAATTTGGTAATTCCTGGTTTATACAATATTTCTCATAGAACTGGTCAGTTGGTAGGTGCTTCCCCATTTGAACAAACTCGCCTTGTAGCTGCTTACGCCAGTGCGGGGCTGGGTTATAAAGGCTGGGCAAATATCGAATTTACAGGTCGTAACGAGTGGGTGTCAATGTTGGCACAAAATCACAACAGCTACTTTTATCCTGGAGTGAGTGCTGCGTTTGTAGCCACTGATGCCATCAACGGTTTAAAAAGTGACGTACTTTCGTTCTTGAAGTTAAGGACTGCTTGGAATAGAGTAGGAAGCGCAGATATCGCCCCATACCAGCTAATCTCAACTTACACGCAACCTGCAGGTTTTCCTTTCGGATCTATTCCGGGATATACTGCTAACGACAGAGCATTTACAGATCAGTTAAAACCTGAGTTTGTTACCAGTACGGAAGTGGGCGTAGAAGCCGGATTTTTTAAGAACAGAATTAATGTAGAAGCTACTTATTTTGTGCAGGATAACTCAGATCAAATTATTCCTATTCAACTATCTTCAGGAACAGGGTATACTTCTTATCTCACAAATGCGGCGGCCTTTAAAAATAAAGGAATTGAGATGGATTTACGTCTGACTCCTATCGTAAAGTTCAGAGAGGGTGGAGTAGAATTCAGGGCAAATGCTACATATATTGATAATAAAGTAACAAAAGTTGCAGATAATCTTGATGAAGTTGGAATAGGCGGCTTTAACAACTTTGCAATGAACTATGTTGTTGCAGGCCAACCGGCATTTATCTGGAAGGCGGTAGATTATTTGAGAGATGATCAGGGACGGGTGATTATTGATGCTGAAACAGGTCGTCCGAAAGCCGATCCTATTTTAAAGACATTTGGACGAACTCAACCTCTGTGGATTGTTGGACTTACACCTTCTGTATATTGGAAAGGGTTTAACTTATCTATTTTAGCAGAGTATAGAGCCGGCCATTATGCCTATCACGATATTGGACAAGCGATGGCATGGACAGGGGTTTCAGCCTACACTGCAAGGAATAACCGGTATCCGTTTGTGTTCCCCAATTCTGTATATGAGGACCCCAATAACCCAGGAAGCTACTTGCCTAATACGGATATTGCGCTGAACGATGTAAACGATTTTTACACAGGAGAATATAGAGATGTAGCATCTAACTTTTTGACCAGCGCTGCATCTTGGAGATTGCGTGAGGCATCTTTATCTTATGAAATCCCGGTAAGTCAATTGTTAGGTAACAGCGTAATTAAAGGGGCAAGTTTCGCGCTTACTGGTCGTAATTTGTTTCTTTGGTTGCCCAAAACAAATGTTTATTCTGATCCCGACTTCAATTTTACTACTGGAAATACAGGCGGTGTGGGAACATCACAGATTAATCCTCCGATCCGAACTTTTGGCGCGAATCTGACTTTGAGATTTTAAGAGTACCAAACAAATTTTTAATTCGTAAGATTTAAATATAAGAAATGAAAAAATTAATTTATATAATGCTGCTTACAACAATGGTATGGGGTGCTACCGGATGTAAGAAGTTTTTGGATGTAAATGAAAACCCGAATAATCCCACCGAGGAATCGTTGAAAGACCCTAATCTTCTTTTGTCTTCAAGTTTGACCAGGATTGCGGCGCAGACTGCAACCTCGTATGCTTCTACTGCACGTTGGATGGGATACTGGTCCCGCTCTGGTTCTTACGGACCCAACCCTGACGAAGAGGCCTACAGAATTACTACAACTTTTGAAGCTGGTGAATGGACTACCTGGTTGGATATAATGTTCGATGTATATAAAATGGAACAAAAAGCAGTAGAAAAAGGTGGTCAGGAGTTTTACATTGGTGCAGCAAAAGTACTGAAAACTATAGGGTATATGTATCTTGTAGACCAATATAATAATGTGCCGTATTCAAAAGCTTTTCAGGACATCAGGACTAATCTGTTTCCGGCTTATGATAAAGGTCAGGATATTTACAACGACCTTTTTGTGCAGCTCGATGAGGCATTGGCTATTTTTCAGGGACTGGATGGTGTGTCAGAGGAAAATGAGAAATTCGATATCCTGTTTGGAGGTGACTTAGATTTATGGGAAGAGTTTATCAACACTCAAAGATTGAAATTATCACTACGGATGGCAAATGTTTCTGGTTTTAATGCCAGCGCTCAAATGGCGAAAATAACTACAAAACGCTTTTTGAAAGAAACTGCAAGTGTGCAACCCGGCTATGTACAGGATCAGAATCAACAAAACCCTTATTGGAACACTTTTAAGTCGCTTTACGACGGAAGTAATGCCGACAATTTTAACAGGGCGAATAACTATATTTTATCCAAATTCAGGGATAATAATGATCCGCGGTTTATGCGTGTTTTTTCTCCAAATGGAGGAACCGGAACCAACTACACTGGCTTCAACTATGGTGAAGTAATTTCCAACGCTCCAACCGCAGGTAATTCAGCTAATGTTGCAGGACCAGGCCTGGCAAAAAGCGCAAGCCAGCCCCAGTGGATATTCAGCAGTGTAGAGTCAAAGTTTTTACAGGCTGAAGCCATAGCAAGAGGCTGGATTTCGGATGATAATGATGCTCATGAGGCATTAATAGATGCTGTTCGGGAATCTTTTGTGTGGCTGGGATTAACAGCTGACGATGCCGATGAATATTTAGGACAGCCGGATGACGAAAACGTTACCGACTATGATCAGTTATTGAACTGGCCGGCTAGCCAGGCTGATCAGATCAGGTTTATTGGTATGCACAAATACTTAGCTTTGATTGGCATTAATAACTTCGAAGCATGGGTGGATTATAGAAGAATAGGTGTACCAACAGACTTGCCACTGTCAATGCATCCTGGACGGGGAAATAATATTATTCCATTGAGGTTGCATTATCCCCAGAATGAATACAATTTTAATCCTACAGTTGTAGCGGCAGAAGGTACTATTGATCCGCAATCAAGCAAGATATTCTGGGATGTAAACTAATTTTAAAAGTTTAAAGAGTAAAGCATGAAAAAAGAAAATATTTTTTTACTTCTGGTTATGGTGCTGGCCCTTTTCAGTTCCTGCCTTAAGGATCCCCAAATCACCGACGACCTGAATTACGGTGATGAGGGGATTGGAAAAGGAAAATTGATTCAGTTTGAATACGAAGGTTTCGGGGCTAATTTTATTAATAATGCGGCGGAACGGCAGGACGTGGATCTTACAGGAATTAGATTAAACAACGATAATCCATCTACTGAAGATATTACTATTGAGCTAGCATTCGACCAGGAATTGTTAGACGCTTACAATGAGGAGCATGAAACGGGATATGAGATACCAGCTTCTAGCCGGTATACCTTAGTGAATGGGATGAAAGCTGTAATACCGAAGGGTGAACGCATCGGATACTTTAAGATCAATGTGTTGCCCAGTGAGTTTTTGGGAGGCGAATATGCATTTCCTTTGAAAATTGTAAAGGTTACCCCCGATCA belongs to Niabella yanshanensis and includes:
- a CDS encoding SusD/RagB family nutrient-binding outer membrane lipoprotein, translating into MKKLIYIMLLTTMVWGATGCKKFLDVNENPNNPTEESLKDPNLLLSSSLTRIAAQTATSYASTARWMGYWSRSGSYGPNPDEEAYRITTTFEAGEWTTWLDIMFDVYKMEQKAVEKGGQEFYIGAAKVLKTIGYMYLVDQYNNVPYSKAFQDIRTNLFPAYDKGQDIYNDLFVQLDEALAIFQGLDGVSEENEKFDILFGGDLDLWEEFINTQRLKLSLRMANVSGFNASAQMAKITTKRFLKETASVQPGYVQDQNQQNPYWNTFKSLYDGSNADNFNRANNYILSKFRDNNDPRFMRVFSPNGGTGTNYTGFNYGEVISNAPTAGNSANVAGPGLAKSASQPQWIFSSVESKFLQAEAIARGWISDDNDAHEALIDAVRESFVWLGLTADDADEYLGQPDDENVTDYDQLLNWPASQADQIRFIGMHKYLALIGINNFEAWVDYRRIGVPTDLPLSMHPGRGNNIIPLRLHYPQNEYNFNPTVVAAEGTIDPQSSKIFWDVN
- a CDS encoding 7-carboxy-7-deazaguanine synthase QueE, which translates into the protein MEHFYTIQGEGFHQGRAAYFVRLGGCDVGCVWCDVKDSWSFDGHPMMPLDTIVSTIKASNTPLAVITGGEPLMHNLDELTAAIQKEGIATNIETSGSSPLSGSWDWICLSPKKFKAPLPEILPVANELKIIVYNKSDFAWGESFAAQVADTCKLYLQPEWSKADAMTPLIVEYIKQNPKWELSLQIHKYINVP
- the folD gene encoding bifunctional methylenetetrahydrofolate dehydrogenase/methenyltetrahydrofolate cyclohydrolase FolD, producing MHLCKMQLLDGKKTAKAILNTVKIDVAQRAATGKKIPHLAAILVGTNGASQTYVNSKVKACNEIGFISTLIEYEEEVSEMKLLDKIQELNEDMSVDGILVQLPLPAHISERKVIEAIAASKDVDGFHPENIGRMIMGEAEAFIPATPYGIMLLLEHNNIPTKGKHAVVLGRSNIVGRPMSILLSNNTNPGNCTVTVCHSRTQNLNEICSQADIIVAAIGQPEFLKAEMVKEGAVVIDVGITRLEDASKKSGYRLVGDVDFEQVAPKCSFITPVPGGVGPMTIAALMKNTYKSCVNGD
- a CDS encoding SusC/RagA family TonB-linked outer membrane protein; the encoded protein is MRKILLLLAMFMGFSFLAFSQTRTVTGTVLDEAAAPVPFASVSVKGTSVGVSADADGKYTINAKDGAVLVFSATGYNTAEVTVRNGIANAVLKKGDGEVIDEVVVTALGIQRPPKSLGYATAKVDDKVLTQGKAVNVANGLQGKVSGLNITTINSGVFEEVKINLRGIRSLLGSNDPMLLLDGVPVALNYLSSLSPNDIENVNVLKGSSAAAIYGADARNGVIIVTTRKTSDRPVVTLSSSAQMSNISFFPKFQTSFGSGGYGDYIPYENWSWGPAYNGEMVLIGDELPDGSKQMVPYSPNNSRKDFFNKGITLQNDVSFATKDFYMSLSDANIKGIVPDDVNRRTGLRINTGKEFGRFKVQTNLNYVQSNYDIFDDDAMGDYHASQNVGLNNGLMNLIFNTPAHIPITSYKDFENNPFAQYNNYFNHYGLNPYFAIDNWRQKGRIQDLLGNLELSYKATDWLNFTYRAGLTSRSEVYTRTSKGEQVNDFGESRDLTSIPAMVREYSNSSLRLSSEVFASVNKDLSDDFKLTAVLGNYIRATESRNTNVGATNLVIPGLYNISHRTGQLVGASPFEQTRLVAAYASAGLGYKGWANIEFTGRNEWVSMLAQNHNSYFYPGVSAAFVATDAINGLKSDVLSFLKLRTAWNRVGSADIAPYQLISTYTQPAGFPFGSIPGYTANDRAFTDQLKPEFVTSTEVGVEAGFFKNRINVEATYFVQDNSDQIIPIQLSSGTGYTSYLTNAAAFKNKGIEMDLRLTPIVKFREGGVEFRANATYIDNKVTKVADNLDEVGIGGFNNFAMNYVVAGQPAFIWKAVDYLRDDQGRVIIDAETGRPKADPILKTFGRTQPLWIVGLTPSVYWKGFNLSILAEYRAGHYAYHDIGQAMAWTGVSAYTARNNRYPFVFPNSVYEDPNNPGSYLPNTDIALNDVNDFYTGEYRDVASNFLTSAASWRLREASLSYEIPVSQLLGNSVIKGASFALTGRNLFLWLPKTNVYSDPDFNFTTGNTGGVGTSQINPPIRTFGANLTLRF
- a CDS encoding ABC transporter ATP-binding protein yields the protein MAKPFSKTLDLVSIVRQLWPFVRPYRTMIFGTLALTLVGSLAAQVNPLVLKYTVDHVDALIQLPDPMKEGLRLLTIISIILFTKEIVNIFIQFGQKFYGEKIRINVSNSLAQKAIRRILTYHMGFFAAPENQSGKLQTRIDRGVESLTRLVQNFFIDILPLFCNAILALVIMFMANVYVGLIAITILPAYFYVSARQAKKLQGVRRQLRGGRENKSNGLLNIIDSMTVIKSFVREDVEEKKQLVIQQQLTDDQLYTRRTNFTYDGVKSFIEQIGVVLIIILTAYLVLNHQISIGAIMLHIMLFNNVSAPIRQLHRIYDEVNDAFIYAEAFFQIIEDDEEIEQTGTHAVTEAEGTFEMKQVNFTYPNGTRALYDISLKIERGKTTALVGLSGAGKSTILNLLNKFYEPDSGAILLDGVNLNEYENASLRSEIGLVLQKNHIFKGTIEDNIRYGKIEATNEEIVTAARKAYLHDQIMELPMQYKSDAQLLSGGQQQRIAIARLFLKDPPIIFLDEPTASLDAIATEQIKNSLDAIKQNRTVVIISHSISQIVDADIIYVLKQGRLVESGKHEDLVKQEGVYKEIFDASARSLNIARIAQTLNA
- a CDS encoding four helix bundle protein, yielding MSYRKLEVWQVSREIVIEVHKMSLQLPKFELFEEGQQVRRSSKSVKSTIVEGYRRRRYKNEFIKFLVYAQASNDETIDHLETWSFSDERTFISLKEKIDLLGRKLNRFIQAIEEGHVSMK